Proteins encoded in a region of the Myxococcales bacterium genome:
- a CDS encoding acyl-CoA dehydrogenase family protein, translating to MDIFHDNAMLAGVRQMLGAFAKQYIRPVAMKHDRDESMPWALMKQAQAFGMTQTAVVDGRKALTGKDDDDGAGKPKSQSRLGVVGSEELAYGCAGVCLAIGGSGLAASPVARMGTDEQKQEFRRLLKGDDEHGHIKVAAMALSEPSTGSDISGLATTARVDGDHYVINGHKQWITNGQSAAAFVVWAQTDPAAGRAGVRGFLVGRGTPGLIPGRKEHKLGIRASETAQVHFEDCRVHKDMMLGIGASSAGLGDTKKMLDSTRPMVGAQAVGIARAAFDYLVERVEGGTIHGTALKQHQHVAFELAEMEMEIQAARALVHKAAWMADYGQDNVRMASIAKAYGAKVAQSVTARALTLLGEEALEPDHPVEKWYRDAKIYDIFEGTGQIQRRIIARSILGVNPT from the coding sequence ATGGACATCTTCCACGACAACGCGATGCTCGCCGGTGTGCGCCAGATGCTGGGCGCGTTCGCGAAGCAGTACATCCGCCCGGTCGCGATGAAGCACGATCGCGACGAGTCGATGCCGTGGGCGCTGATGAAGCAGGCCCAGGCCTTCGGCATGACCCAGACCGCGGTCGTCGACGGGCGCAAGGCCCTGACCGGCAAGGACGACGACGACGGCGCCGGCAAGCCCAAGAGCCAGTCGCGCCTGGGCGTGGTCGGCTCCGAGGAGCTCGCCTACGGCTGCGCCGGCGTGTGCCTGGCGATCGGCGGCAGCGGCCTGGCGGCGTCGCCGGTCGCGCGCATGGGCACCGACGAGCAGAAGCAGGAGTTCCGGCGCCTGCTCAAGGGCGACGACGAGCACGGCCACATCAAGGTCGCGGCGATGGCGCTGTCGGAGCCGTCGACCGGCTCGGACATCTCGGGCCTGGCCACGACCGCGCGCGTCGACGGCGATCACTACGTCATCAACGGCCACAAGCAGTGGATCACCAACGGCCAGTCGGCCGCCGCGTTCGTGGTGTGGGCCCAGACCGATCCCGCGGCCGGCCGCGCCGGCGTGCGCGGCTTCCTGGTCGGGCGCGGCACGCCGGGCCTGATCCCGGGCCGCAAGGAGCACAAGCTCGGCATCCGCGCCTCGGAGACCGCCCAGGTCCACTTCGAGGACTGCCGCGTGCACAAGGACATGATGCTGGGCATCGGCGCGTCGAGCGCCGGCCTCGGCGACACCAAGAAGATGCTCGACTCGACCCGGCCGATGGTCGGGGCCCAGGCGGTCGGCATCGCGCGGGCCGCGTTCGACTACCTGGTCGAGCGGGTCGAGGGCGGCACGATCCACGGCACCGCGCTCAAGCAGCACCAGCACGTCGCGTTCGAGCTGGCCGAGATGGAGATGGAGATCCAGGCGGCGCGGGCGCTGGTCCACAAGGCGGCGTGGATGGCCGACTACGGCCAGGACAACGTGCGCATGGCGTCGATCGCCAAGGCCTACGGCGCCAAGGTCGCGCAGTCGGTGACCGCGCGGGCGCTGACCTTGCTCGGCGAGGAGGCGCTCGAGCCCGACCACCCGGTCGAGAAGTGGTACCGCGACGCGAAGATCTACGACATCTTCGAGGGCACCGGTCAGATCCAGCGCCGCATCATCGCGCGCTCGATCCTGGGCGTGAACCCGACCTGA